One genomic region from Vannielia litorea encodes:
- a CDS encoding SH3 domain-containing protein produces MKTLLVGTIAALSLGAGVPGVAAPAFVAADLELRAGPGLDYAVVGTLAARQSAEVEACVENGPWCRVRAGEETGWAHRGALSASDKVHVPVRAATIAWRADSGAEGALGADVMGGIVAPQAEADPLIEISDEAISLYFNERIGVYGSEEGASLLGAPGSRVRFHAVDGEMRGFGPGTATTVFNSR; encoded by the coding sequence AGCCTTGGCGCAGGTGTGCCGGGCGTGGCCGCGCCCGCTTTCGTTGCCGCCGATCTCGAGTTGCGCGCTGGCCCCGGCCTCGATTACGCGGTGGTCGGCACGCTGGCCGCCCGGCAGAGCGCCGAGGTGGAGGCTTGCGTGGAAAACGGGCCGTGGTGCCGTGTTCGAGCTGGTGAAGAGACCGGCTGGGCGCATCGCGGTGCGCTGAGCGCGAGCGACAAGGTGCACGTGCCGGTACGTGCAGCCACCATCGCGTGGCGGGCGGATTCCGGGGCAGAGGGTGCGCTGGGGGCTGATGTGATGGGCGGCATTGTTGCGCCCCAAGCGGAGGCCGACCCGCTGATCGAGATCTCTGACGAGGCGATATCTCTCTACTTCAATGAGCGCATTGGCGTTTATGGCTCGGAAGAAGGTGCTAGCCTGCTTGGGGCGCCGGGGAGCCGCGTGAGGTTTCACGCAGTGGACGGTGAGATGCGTGGTTTTGGGCCGGGCACTGCGACAACCGTATTCAACAGCCGCTGA
- a CDS encoding carboxyl transferase domain-containing protein has translation MKIRSQLVVKSEDYAANRAASEAALARAREAAEAAALGGGEKSRARHVSRGKMLPRDRVAGLLDPGSPFLEVGATAAHGMYGGDAPAAGMIAGVGRVKGREVMVLANDATVKGGTYYPMSVKKHLRAQEIAEQCRLPCVYLVDSGGANLPNQDEVFPDRDHFGRIFYNQAQMSAKGIAQIAVVMGSCTAGGAYVPAMSDVSIIVREQGTIFLAGPPLVKAATGEVVSAEDLGGGDVHTRLSGVADMLAEDDAHALALAREAVGSLQGYAGVGPSPDLQPAEAPAYDPEEILGVVPADPRQPWDIREVIARVVDGSRFDEFKPRYGETLVCGFAHVEGMPVGIVANNGVLFSESAVKGAHFVELCSQRKIPLVFLQNITGFMVGRKYENEGIARHGAKMVTAVATTSVPKITLLVGGSFGAGNYGMAGRAYSPRFLWTWPTSRISVMGGAQAAGVLATVKRDAIERGGGAWSEEEEAAFKQPVLDQFEEQSDPLYASARLWDDGIIDPRKSREVLALSLRAALNAPIEETRFGVFRM, from the coding sequence ATGAAGATCAGATCACAGCTTGTCGTGAAGTCCGAGGACTATGCCGCCAATCGGGCGGCCTCGGAGGCGGCGCTGGCCCGCGCGCGGGAGGCGGCGGAGGCGGCGGCGCTGGGCGGCGGCGAGAAATCCCGCGCGCGGCATGTGAGCCGGGGCAAGATGCTGCCGCGCGACAGGGTGGCGGGGCTGCTCGACCCAGGATCGCCGTTTCTGGAGGTGGGCGCCACGGCAGCGCATGGGATGTATGGCGGCGATGCCCCTGCGGCGGGGATGATCGCCGGTGTCGGCCGGGTGAAGGGCCGCGAGGTGATGGTGCTGGCCAATGACGCCACGGTGAAGGGCGGCACCTACTATCCGATGAGCGTGAAGAAGCACCTGCGGGCGCAGGAGATTGCCGAGCAGTGCCGCCTGCCTTGCGTTTACCTAGTGGACAGCGGCGGGGCGAACCTGCCGAACCAGGATGAGGTCTTTCCGGATCGCGACCATTTTGGCCGGATTTTCTACAACCAGGCGCAGATGAGTGCGAAGGGGATTGCGCAGATCGCGGTGGTTATGGGCTCCTGCACTGCCGGGGGCGCCTATGTGCCCGCGATGAGCGATGTGAGCATCATCGTGCGCGAGCAGGGCACGATCTTTCTGGCCGGGCCGCCGCTGGTGAAGGCGGCGACGGGCGAGGTGGTGAGCGCCGAGGATCTGGGCGGCGGGGATGTGCATACGCGGCTCTCCGGCGTGGCGGATATGCTGGCGGAGGATGACGCTCACGCGCTTGCGCTGGCGCGGGAGGCGGTGGGCTCGCTGCAGGGATATGCAGGTGTTGGGCCAAGTCCCGACCTACAGCCCGCAGAAGCGCCTGCTTATGACCCGGAGGAGATACTCGGGGTCGTCCCGGCAGACCCGCGCCAGCCCTGGGACATTCGGGAGGTGATTGCCCGCGTGGTGGACGGCTCGCGGTTTGACGAGTTCAAGCCGCGGTATGGCGAGACGCTGGTGTGCGGCTTTGCCCATGTGGAGGGGATGCCGGTTGGGATTGTGGCCAACAACGGTGTGCTGTTTTCGGAGAGCGCAGTGAAGGGGGCGCATTTCGTGGAGCTGTGCTCGCAGCGCAAGATCCCCTTGGTGTTCTTGCAGAACATCACCGGCTTCATGGTCGGGCGGAAATACGAGAACGAGGGGATCGCGCGGCACGGGGCCAAGATGGTCACGGCGGTGGCGACGACGAGCGTGCCCAAGATCACCCTGCTGGTGGGTGGCTCCTTTGGAGCGGGCAACTACGGCATGGCCGGGCGCGCCTATTCGCCCCGGTTCCTCTGGACATGGCCGACCTCGCGGATCTCAGTAATGGGCGGCGCGCAGGCGGCGGGGGTGCTGGCCACGGTGAAGCGCGATGCGATCGAGCGGGGCGGGGGCGCGTGGAGCGAGGAGGAGGAGGCGGCCTTCAAGCAGCCGGTGCTGGACCAGTTCGAGGAGCAGTCGGACCCGCTTTATGCGTCCGCACGGCTGTGGGATGATGGGATCATAGACCCGAGGAAGAGCCGCGAGGTTCTGGCGCTCAGCCTCCGTGCCGCGCTGAATGCGCCCATCGAGGAGACGCGCTTTGGCGTGTTCCGGATGTGA
- a CDS encoding acetyl/propionyl/methylcrotonyl-CoA carboxylase subunit alpha: MFDKILIANRGEIACRVIDTCRRLGVKTVAVFSEADAGARHVAMADEAVCIGPAASAASYLDIGKVVAAAVATGAQGVHPGYGFLSENPEFVAALDKAGVTFIGPSAEAIRAMGLKDAAKARMEAAGVPVVPGYHGAEQDPGRLEAEAALIGYPVLIKAVAGGGGRGMRLVAGPDGFEEALESARVEALGAFGNGDVLIEKYIEHPRHIEVQVFGDGETAVHLFERDCSLQRRHQKVIEEAPAPGMTEEVRAAMGSAAVKAAEAIGYKGAGTVEFIVDGSGGLRADGFWFMEMNTRLQVEHPVSEEITGVDLVEWQLRVASGEALPCAQEDLAIRGHAMEARLYAEDVPAGFLPATGRLERLAFGPGRVDTGVREGDVISPHYDPMIAKLTCHGATRDEARAALARGLAETEVAGVVTNLGFLGRLIDHAAFRSGDVETGLIGRELEALVAPCEAPGLLALAALAALGLNDAAPGEGFALWAPLSWPVVLLRGDERIEGRVAALGGGAFAVEIGGAEVDARRGPEGWVLNGRPAAARAEVIGGKVHVFGVEPMVFALPDPLEAAGEAAGEGAVMAPMPGVVRSIHVREGEMVAAGDRLAVMEAMKMEHVMRAPRDGVVAELGVAAGDQLEAGALIVRIEEGAA, translated from the coding sequence ATGTTTGACAAGATCCTGATCGCGAACAGGGGCGAGATCGCCTGCCGGGTGATCGACACCTGCCGGAGGCTTGGGGTGAAGACGGTGGCCGTGTTCTCCGAGGCCGACGCGGGCGCGCGGCATGTGGCGATGGCCGATGAGGCGGTGTGCATCGGGCCGGCGGCCTCGGCGGCGAGTTACCTCGACATCGGCAAGGTCGTGGCCGCGGCGGTGGCGACCGGCGCGCAGGGCGTGCATCCGGGCTATGGCTTTTTGAGCGAAAACCCGGAGTTCGTGGCGGCGTTGGACAAGGCGGGCGTGACCTTCATCGGGCCGAGCGCGGAGGCCATCCGGGCGATGGGGCTGAAGGATGCCGCGAAGGCGCGGATGGAGGCGGCGGGCGTGCCTGTGGTGCCGGGCTACCACGGCGCCGAGCAGGACCCGGGGCGGCTAGAGGCCGAGGCGGCGCTGATCGGCTACCCGGTGCTGATCAAGGCCGTCGCGGGCGGCGGGGGCCGGGGCATGCGGCTGGTCGCCGGGCCGGACGGCTTCGAGGAGGCGCTGGAGTCGGCCCGGGTGGAAGCCTTGGGGGCTTTCGGCAACGGCGACGTGTTGATCGAGAAATACATTGAGCATCCACGCCATATCGAGGTGCAGGTCTTTGGCGATGGCGAGACGGCGGTGCACTTGTTCGAGCGGGATTGCTCGCTGCAACGGCGGCACCAGAAGGTGATCGAGGAGGCGCCCGCGCCGGGGATGACCGAAGAGGTGCGCGCGGCGATGGGCAGCGCCGCGGTGAAGGCGGCGGAGGCGATCGGCTACAAGGGCGCGGGGACGGTGGAGTTTATCGTCGATGGGTCCGGTGGGCTCAGGGCCGATGGCTTCTGGTTCATGGAGATGAACACGCGGCTGCAGGTGGAGCATCCGGTGAGCGAGGAGATCACCGGGGTGGACCTTGTGGAGTGGCAGCTCCGGGTGGCCTCGGGCGAGGCTCTGCCCTGTGCGCAGGAGGATCTGGCGATCCGGGGTCATGCGATGGAAGCGCGGCTCTATGCCGAGGATGTGCCGGCGGGGTTTTTGCCCGCGACGGGGCGGTTGGAGCGGCTCGCCTTCGGGCCGGGGCGGGTGGATACCGGGGTGCGGGAAGGCGATGTGATCAGCCCGCATTATGACCCGATGATCGCCAAGCTGACCTGCCACGGGGCCACGCGCGATGAGGCGCGGGCGGCGCTGGCGCGGGGGCTGGCGGAGACGGAGGTGGCGGGGGTTGTCACCAACCTCGGCTTTCTCGGGCGGCTGATCGACCACGCGGCCTTCCGCTCCGGCGATGTGGAGACCGGGCTGATCGGGCGCGAATTGGAGGCGCTGGTGGCGCCCTGCGAGGCGCCGGGGCTGCTGGCTCTGGCGGCGCTTGCGGCGCTGGGGTTGAACGATGCGGCACCGGGCGAGGGCTTTGCGCTTTGGGCGCCGCTCAGCTGGCCGGTCGTGTTGCTGCGCGGGGACGAGCGGATCGAGGGCCGAGTTGCGGCGCTGGGCGGCGGCGCCTTTGCGGTAGAGATCGGCGGGGCCGAGGTCGATGCCCGGCGCGGGCCGGAGGGCTGGGTGCTGAATGGCCGCCCGGCGGCGGCGCGGGCCGAGGTGATTGGTGGCAAGGTCCATGTGTTCGGCGTGGAGCCGATGGTCTTTGCCCTGCCCGACCCGCTGGAGGCGGCTGGCGAGGCGGCAGGCGAGGGGGCGGTGATGGCCCCGATGCCGGGGGTCGTCCGCTCTATCCACGTGCGCGAGGGCGAGATGGTGGCGGCGGGCGACCGGCTGGCAGTGATGGAGGCGATGAAGATGGAGCACGTGATGCGCGCGCCGCGCGACGGCGTGGTGGCGGAGCTGGGCGTGGCGGCGGGCGACCAATTGGAAGCCGGCGCCCTGATCGTGCGGATTGAGGAGGGGGCGGCGTGA
- a CDS encoding glutathione S-transferase family protein — protein MIRLHHCHQTRSMRVLWLLHELGIDFDLVVHPFDKSLRAPGYLALNPAGRVPALEIDGDVWWESGAIVELLCERFAEAGLGRAPGAPERAEWLIWVHFAETISQHLAALTQQHIMLYDDTMRSPVVMKLEAARLGKCFEALNRRLEGRETLLDGGFSAADVAVGQAVYMGQRFAPVADYPALAAWWARVSGREAFKASLPPEGADLLYKEEFYAPW, from the coding sequence GTGATCCGGCTGCACCACTGTCACCAGACCCGCTCGATGCGGGTGCTCTGGCTGCTGCACGAGCTGGGTATCGACTTTGATCTGGTGGTCCACCCCTTCGACAAGTCGCTGCGGGCGCCGGGTTACCTGGCGCTGAACCCTGCGGGCCGGGTTCCGGCGCTGGAGATCGACGGAGATGTCTGGTGGGAATCGGGCGCGATCGTGGAGTTGCTCTGCGAGCGCTTCGCCGAGGCCGGGCTGGGCCGGGCGCCGGGCGCGCCGGAGCGGGCCGAGTGGCTGATCTGGGTTCATTTTGCCGAGACGATCAGCCAGCATCTCGCGGCGCTCACCCAACAGCACATCATGCTCTACGACGACACGATGCGCAGCCCGGTGGTGATGAAGCTGGAGGCGGCGCGGCTGGGCAAATGCTTCGAGGCGCTGAACCGGCGGCTGGAAGGGCGCGAGACGCTGCTGGATGGCGGCTTTTCGGCGGCGGATGTGGCCGTGGGGCAGGCGGTGTACATGGGGCAGCGGTTTGCGCCGGTAGCGGATTATCCGGCCCTCGCGGCGTGGTGGGCGCGGGTCTCGGGGCGGGAGGCGTTCAAGGCCTCGCTGCCGCCGGAGGGGGCGGATTTGCTCTACAAGGAGGAGTTTTACGCGCCATGGTAG
- a CDS encoding isovaleryl-CoA dehydrogenase, with protein sequence MFAGQLKFDLGDEVEALREMVHRFAQERIRPIAAEVDAKNEFPAELWRELGELGLLGVTVPEEFGGAGMGYLAHAVAVEEIARASASVSLSYGAHSNLCVNQIRLNGSEEQKAKYLPGLVSGEHVGALAMSEAGAGSDVVSMKLRAEKRNDHYRLNGTKYWITNGPDADTLVVYAKTDPEAGSKGITAFLIEKSMVGFSTSKHFDKLGMRGSNTAELVFEDVEVPFENVLGEEGGGVKVLMSGLDYERVVLAAIGPGIIAACLDEVMPYLAERKQFGKPIGSFQLMQGKIADMYVALNSSRAYVYEVAKACDRGEVTRADAAACCLYASEQAMVQAHQAVQAMGGAGFMADAPVARLFRDAKLMEIGAGTSEIRRMLVGRELMAAV encoded by the coding sequence ATGTTTGCTGGACAGCTGAAGTTCGACCTTGGCGACGAGGTGGAGGCGCTGCGCGAGATGGTGCATCGCTTTGCGCAGGAGCGCATTCGCCCGATTGCGGCGGAGGTGGACGCGAAGAATGAGTTCCCCGCCGAGCTGTGGCGCGAGCTGGGCGAGCTGGGGCTCTTGGGCGTGACGGTGCCGGAGGAGTTTGGCGGCGCGGGGATGGGCTATCTCGCCCATGCGGTCGCGGTGGAAGAGATCGCGCGGGCCTCGGCCTCGGTTTCGCTTTCTTACGGCGCGCATTCCAACCTCTGCGTGAACCAGATCCGGCTGAACGGGTCGGAAGAGCAGAAGGCGAAGTATCTGCCGGGGCTGGTGAGCGGCGAACACGTGGGCGCGCTGGCGATGAGCGAGGCGGGCGCGGGCTCGGACGTGGTTTCAATGAAGCTGCGAGCCGAGAAGCGGAACGATCATTACCGTCTGAATGGCACGAAATACTGGATCACCAACGGGCCGGATGCGGACACGCTGGTGGTGTATGCCAAGACCGATCCAGAGGCGGGCTCGAAGGGGATCACCGCCTTTCTGATCGAGAAATCGATGGTTGGGTTCTCCACCAGCAAGCACTTCGACAAGCTGGGGATGCGTGGCTCGAACACGGCAGAACTGGTGTTCGAGGACGTTGAGGTGCCGTTCGAGAACGTGCTGGGCGAGGAGGGCGGCGGCGTGAAGGTGCTGATGTCTGGCCTCGACTACGAGCGCGTGGTGCTGGCGGCCATCGGGCCGGGGATCATTGCCGCCTGTCTCGACGAGGTGATGCCCTATCTGGCGGAGCGCAAACAATTCGGGAAACCGATTGGGTCGTTCCAACTGATGCAGGGCAAGATCGCCGACATGTATGTGGCACTGAACTCGTCACGCGCCTACGTTTACGAGGTGGCCAAGGCCTGTGACCGGGGCGAGGTGACGCGCGCGGATGCGGCGGCCTGCTGCCTGTATGCCAGCGAGCAGGCGATGGTGCAGGCGCATCAGGCGGTGCAAGCGATGGGCGGCGCGGGCTTTATGGCCGATGCACCGGTGGCGCGGCTGTTCAGGGATGCGAAGCTGATGGAAATCGGCGCGGGCACCAGCGAGATCCGGCGGATGCTGGTGGGGCGTGAATTGATGGCGGCGGTGTGA
- a CDS encoding EcsC family protein: protein MSEKGDLPDRDRRFEAALAAAMAEQKKYEQKRYSRLGRGAEKATAPIGGLLRRFVPPGLLRRALVVADRGAGWTLPAALHDTNDLAACDASALRVQGWAAGTGAASGGAAGWFGGLGMTLDIPATISLAARTVRATGQAYGFEGEGEEELVFRLMVLELATVRGLEGRKESLGKVNQLARELQSPEVRYVLEKGADWVVDKVVDRVARGLGTDLLKRKAAQVVPLAGAAIGAGVNASFQTDVARAARYGFRLRWLMHRQLLPAPEAAPEETE, encoded by the coding sequence GTGAGCGAGAAGGGCGATCTCCCAGACCGTGACCGCCGGTTCGAGGCGGCGCTGGCTGCCGCGATGGCGGAGCAGAAGAAGTATGAGCAGAAGCGGTATTCGCGGCTCGGGCGCGGGGCCGAGAAGGCGACGGCGCCGATTGGCGGGCTGCTGCGGCGCTTCGTGCCGCCGGGGCTGCTGCGCCGCGCGCTGGTGGTGGCCGACCGGGGCGCGGGCTGGACGCTGCCCGCGGCGCTGCATGACACCAACGATCTGGCCGCCTGCGACGCCTCGGCGCTGCGTGTGCAGGGCTGGGCGGCGGGCACTGGCGCGGCCTCTGGCGGGGCGGCGGGCTGGTTTGGCGGGCTGGGGATGACGCTGGATATTCCGGCGACGATCAGCCTCGCGGCGCGCACGGTGCGGGCGACGGGGCAGGCCTATGGCTTTGAGGGGGAGGGCGAGGAAGAGCTTGTCTTTCGCCTCATGGTGCTGGAGCTGGCCACGGTGCGCGGGCTGGAGGGGCGCAAGGAGAGCCTTGGCAAGGTCAACCAGCTGGCCCGTGAATTGCAGAGCCCCGAGGTGCGCTACGTGCTGGAGAAGGGCGCGGATTGGGTGGTCGACAAGGTGGTCGACCGGGTGGCGCGGGGCCTTGGCACCGACCTGCTGAAGCGCAAGGCGGCGCAGGTGGTGCCGCTGGCGGGCGCGGCGATTGGCGCGGGTGTGAACGCGAGCTTTCAGACAGATGTGGCGCGAGCGGCGCGGTATGGCTTCAGGCTGCGGTGGCTGATGCACCGGCAGCTTCTGCCCGCCCCCGAGGCCGCGCCGGAGGAGACGGAATGA
- a CDS encoding thermonuclease family protein, translating to MLAALLVAGPGLVDMAFGYARQAGTCRVTAVVDGDTVKMICPEEGRVRGRIVGLDAPEVKGECMAERWAAWRATQALRWRLWTARRVGAEPGGVDRYGRVLVRLTLDGRDAAQGMIDSGHARAYGGGKRQGWCGGTA from the coding sequence ATGCTGGCGGCCCTGCTGGTGGCCGGGCCGGGGCTGGTGGACATGGCTTTCGGCTACGCGCGGCAGGCCGGCACCTGCCGGGTGACCGCCGTGGTGGATGGCGACACGGTGAAGATGATCTGCCCCGAGGAAGGCCGGGTGCGTGGCCGGATCGTAGGGCTGGATGCGCCCGAGGTGAAGGGCGAGTGCATGGCTGAGCGCTGGGCGGCATGGCGCGCCACCCAGGCGCTGCGCTGGCGTCTCTGGACGGCGCGGCGCGTGGGCGCGGAGCCGGGCGGGGTGGACCGCTACGGCCGGGTGCTGGTGCGGCTGACGCTCGACGGGCGCGATGCGGCGCAGGGGATGATCGACAGCGGCCACGCCCGCGCCTATGGGGGCGGCAAACGACAAGGATGGTGCGGAGGCACGGCATGA
- a CDS encoding crotonase/enoyl-CoA hydratase family protein, with product MSCTRLEIDGRGVATLWLTRAEKHNALSAELIDEIHAGIERLGADEAVRVVVLAGEGRSFCAGGDLGWMQEQMAADGETRAAEAWRLAEMLGAVNVCPKPVIGRIHGNAFGGGVGMACVCDVAVAAEGAKFGFTETRLGLIPATIGPYVLARMGEAMARRVFMSARIFGAAEAVTLGVVGEAVPEEALDAAVERQVRPYLDCATGAVAEAKALALRLGAAPSEAEVEASVEALVRRWESAEAGEGIAAFFDKRKAPWKG from the coding sequence GTGAGCTGCACGAGACTTGAGATCGACGGGCGGGGCGTGGCCACTCTTTGGCTCACGCGGGCGGAGAAGCACAATGCGCTTTCGGCGGAGCTGATCGACGAGATCCATGCGGGGATCGAGCGGCTGGGGGCGGATGAGGCGGTGCGCGTGGTGGTGCTGGCGGGCGAGGGCCGAAGCTTTTGCGCGGGCGGTGATCTGGGCTGGATGCAGGAGCAGATGGCGGCCGATGGCGAGACCCGCGCGGCGGAGGCGTGGCGGCTGGCGGAGATGCTGGGGGCGGTGAATGTCTGCCCCAAGCCGGTGATCGGGCGCATCCACGGCAACGCCTTTGGCGGGGGCGTCGGCATGGCCTGCGTTTGCGATGTGGCGGTGGCGGCGGAGGGCGCGAAGTTCGGCTTTACCGAAACCCGGCTCGGGCTGATCCCGGCGACCATCGGGCCTTATGTGCTGGCGCGGATGGGCGAGGCGATGGCGCGGCGGGTGTTCATGAGTGCCCGCATTTTCGGGGCGGCCGAGGCAGTGACGCTGGGCGTGGTGGGCGAGGCGGTGCCGGAGGAGGCGCTGGATGCGGCGGTGGAGCGGCAGGTGCGGCCCTATCTGGATTGCGCGACGGGCGCGGTGGCGGAGGCCAAGGCGCTGGCGCTGCGGCTGGGCGCGGCGCCTTCGGAGGCGGAGGTGGAGGCCAGCGTGGAGGCGCTGGTGCGGCGCTGGGAAAGTGCCGAGGCGGGTGAGGGGATTGCCGCGTTTTTTGACAAGCGCAAGGCGCCTTGGAAGGGGTGA
- a CDS encoding hydroxymethylglutaryl-CoA lyase produces MVAVEIFEVGPRDGLQNEKAVIGVAEKVALVDCLSRAGFDRIEAASFVSPKWVPQMASSGEVMAGIARTERVSYWALTPNMKGYEAARAAGCDGVAVFGAATEGFSRANLNCSVDEALERFGPVLEAARADGVPVRGYVSVVTDCPFEGEVDPGAVAKVAGALLRMGCVEVSLGETLGRGVPERVDAMLAAVLGEVPAERLAGHFHDTSGRALENIEVALERGLRVFDAAVGGLGGCPYAPGAAGNVATEAVARQLAELGYETGLDMGVVEEAAAMARAMRAG; encoded by the coding sequence ATGGTAGCTGTGGAGATCTTCGAGGTCGGCCCCCGCGACGGGCTCCAGAACGAGAAGGCGGTGATCGGCGTGGCCGAGAAGGTGGCGCTGGTGGATTGCCTGAGCCGCGCGGGGTTCGACCGGATCGAGGCGGCGAGTTTCGTCAGCCCGAAGTGGGTGCCGCAGATGGCATCCTCGGGGGAGGTCATGGCCGGAATCGCGCGGACGGAGCGGGTGAGCTACTGGGCGCTGACGCCGAATATGAAGGGCTACGAGGCGGCGCGTGCGGCGGGCTGCGACGGGGTGGCGGTGTTCGGGGCCGCGACCGAGGGGTTTTCGCGCGCCAATCTGAACTGCTCGGTCGATGAGGCGCTGGAGCGGTTCGGGCCGGTGCTGGAGGCCGCCAGGGCGGATGGGGTGCCGGTGCGGGGCTATGTTTCGGTCGTGACGGACTGTCCGTTCGAGGGCGAGGTGGACCCGGGCGCGGTGGCCAAGGTGGCGGGGGCGCTGCTGAGGATGGGCTGCGTGGAGGTGAGCCTTGGCGAAACGTTGGGGCGCGGTGTGCCGGAACGGGTGGATGCGATGCTGGCGGCGGTGCTGGGCGAGGTGCCTGCCGAGCGGCTGGCGGGGCATTTTCACGATACAAGCGGGCGAGCGCTGGAGAACATCGAGGTGGCGCTGGAGCGCGGGCTGCGGGTGTTCGACGCCGCCGTGGGCGGGCTGGGCGGTTGCCCCTATGCGCCGGGCGCGGCGGGGAATGTGGCGACGGAGGCGGTGGCAAGGCAGCTGGCTGAGCTTGGATATGAGACGGGGCTCGACATGGGCGTGGTGGAGGAGGCGGCCGCGATGGCGCGGGCGATGCGGGCGGGGTAG
- a CDS encoding lysozyme inhibitor LprI family protein, with product MRWMIAMLALTGPAIAQDVPFDPAVPEQCEANGPELAEREACIGQGANLCMERMEGGHSTMGMNGCLDAELQYWDGRLNAHYREAMARAKAFDADMATAQNGLLSSEETLREMQRAWIAYRDAKCDFVRSQWSGGTGQGPAMLSCLMVETGRQALWLQVQAGNM from the coding sequence ATGAGGTGGATGATAGCAATGCTGGCCCTGACCGGACCGGCGATTGCACAGGACGTGCCGTTTGACCCTGCGGTGCCGGAGCAATGCGAGGCGAACGGGCCGGAGCTTGCGGAGCGCGAGGCCTGTATCGGGCAGGGCGCAAACCTTTGCATGGAGCGGATGGAAGGCGGTCATTCGACCATGGGGATGAACGGCTGCCTCGATGCCGAGTTGCAATATTGGGACGGGCGGCTGAACGCGCATTACCGCGAAGCGATGGCGCGGGCGAAGGCCTTTGATGCGGATATGGCGACGGCGCAGAACGGGCTGCTCTCGTCGGAGGAGACGCTGCGGGAGATGCAGCGGGCGTGGATCGCCTATCGCGATGCCAAGTGTGATTTCGTTCGGTCGCAATGGAGTGGCGGCACCGGGCAGGGGCCTGCGATGCTGAGTTGCCTGATGGTCGAGACCGGGCGGCAGGCGCTGTGGCTTCAGGTGCAAGCGGGGAACATGTGA
- a CDS encoding lytic murein transglycosylase, with the protein MISTAATGLLAACGGPGGFDAVAPSAPDPAMRPVANAGFDAWVASFKGRAAGAGISQGVIDRAFRGAGFIPGVIERDRNQAEFKRSFEDYLSLVASEKKVAMGRSAFASQRGRLNAIEAKYGVPAEICCAIWGVESTYGTRRGDIPVISACATLAYEGRRGAFFEKQLIAALRILQAGDTTPERMVGSWAGAMGHTQFIPTSFQLFAVDFTGDGRRDIWGEDPSDALASTAAYLAKNGWRRGERWGSESTSGGLQPDPGGPRFAVGHNFNVIKRYNNSDNYALAVGYLSDRIAGRGGLQAEFGPDRYGLTQKQRMALQEGLNRAGYDAGTPDGVLGNKTAAAIRGYQQANGLPVTGEPSVALLQRLV; encoded by the coding sequence ATGATTTCAACGGCGGCGACCGGGCTCTTGGCCGCCTGCGGAGGCCCCGGCGGCTTTGATGCCGTGGCGCCCTCTGCGCCCGACCCGGCGATGCGGCCGGTGGCGAATGCGGGCTTTGATGCCTGGGTTGCCAGCTTTAAGGGCCGGGCGGCTGGGGCCGGGATAAGCCAAGGCGTGATCGACCGGGCGTTTCGGGGTGCGGGGTTCATCCCCGGGGTGATCGAGCGCGACCGGAACCAGGCCGAGTTCAAGCGGTCGTTCGAGGATTACCTGTCACTGGTGGCCAGCGAGAAGAAGGTGGCGATGGGCCGGAGCGCCTTTGCCAGCCAGCGCGGGCGTTTGAACGCGATCGAGGCGAAGTATGGCGTGCCGGCGGAGATTTGCTGCGCGATTTGGGGGGTGGAGAGCACCTATGGCACCCGGCGCGGCGATATTCCGGTGATCTCGGCCTGCGCGACGCTGGCCTATGAGGGGCGGCGCGGGGCGTTCTTTGAAAAGCAGCTGATCGCGGCGCTGCGCATCCTGCAGGCGGGGGACACGACGCCGGAGCGGATGGTGGGCAGTTGGGCCGGGGCGATGGGGCACACGCAGTTCATCCCCACGAGCTTTCAGCTCTTCGCGGTGGATTTCACCGGCGACGGGCGGCGGGACATTTGGGGCGAGGACCCGAGCGATGCGCTGGCCTCGACGGCGGCTTACCTCGCCAAGAACGGCTGGCGGCGCGGCGAGCGCTGGGGCAGCGAGTCCACCAGCGGCGGGCTGCAGCCCGATCCGGGCGGGCCGCGCTTTGCCGTGGGCCACAACTTCAACGTCATCAAGCGCTACAACAACTCCGACAACTATGCCTTGGCGGTGGGCTACCTGAGCGACCGGATCGCCGGGCGTGGCGGATTGCAGGCCGAGTTCGGGCCGGATCGCTACGGGCTGACCCAGAAGCAGCGGATGGCCTTGCAGGAGGGGCTGAACCGGGCGGGCTATGATGCGGGCACGCCAGATGGGGTGCTGGGCAACAAGACGGCGGCGGCGATCCGGGGGTATCAGCAGGCGAATGGACTGCCGGTGACGGGGGAGCCTTCGGTGGCTCTGTTGCAGCGTTTGGTCTGA